In a single window of the Dehalococcoidia bacterium genome:
- a CDS encoding class I SAM-dependent methyltransferase, whose product MSTARPTSRRYDAQATVYDRRTALDAAAARSIAAAILAIVGDRRTVVEIGAGTGELGRRLAARSGRYFGLDLSRPMLARFRAKLGAGAAGVHLMQAECNGPWPLRSGAADVVIAVRVVHLLAPAVLAAEARRVCRPGGVLLIGRVRHDEHGLRERLRRERRRLFAERGVGLPGAEAGSRRVLARCTAAGATPLGKHTLAAWTHAVSAAEVIAGWDAAGAWAGGPVAEGTRAAVQAVLRAWARAEFGTLQYQEPCRECFLLDGVRFP is encoded by the coding sequence ATGAGCACAGCTCGCCCAACCTCCCGCCGCTACGACGCGCAGGCCACGGTCTACGACCGCCGCACCGCGCTCGACGCGGCGGCCGCGCGATCGATCGCGGCCGCCATCCTGGCGATCGTGGGCGATCGGCGAACGGTCGTGGAGATCGGTGCCGGCACGGGCGAGCTGGGCCGCCGGCTCGCGGCGCGGTCGGGCCGCTACTTCGGCCTCGATCTCTCGCGGCCAATGCTGGCGCGCTTCCGCGCGAAGCTGGGCGCGGGCGCCGCCGGCGTACATCTCATGCAGGCGGAGTGCAACGGCCCCTGGCCGCTGCGCAGCGGCGCCGCGGACGTGGTGATCGCGGTGCGCGTCGTGCATCTGCTCGCCCCGGCTGTGCTCGCTGCAGAGGCGCGGCGTGTCTGCCGGCCGGGCGGTGTGCTGCTGATCGGCCGCGTGCGGCACGACGAGCACGGCCTGAGGGAGCGGCTGCGGCGCGAGCGCCGGCGACTTTTCGCCGAGCGGGGCGTGGGCTTGCCGGGCGCGGAAGCGGGCAGCCGCCGGGTGCTCGCACGTTGTACCGCCGCCGGCGCGACGCCGCTGGGCAAGCATACGCTGGCCGCCTGGACACACGCCGTCAGCGCCGCGGAGGTGATCGCGGGTTGGGACGCGGCCGGCGCCTGGGCGGGCGGCCCGGTTGCTGAGGGGACGCGCGCCGCGGTGCAGGCGGTGCTGCGGGCCTGGGCGCGGGCCGAGTTCGGCACGCTGCAGTACCAGGAACCGTGCCGCGAGTGCTTCCTGCTTGACGGTGTGCGCTTTCCCTGA
- a CDS encoding uridine kinase encodes MPEHLLSQLGKALVDGSLTDEALLAETAAQPVVSILPDANVVKIGGQSFIDRGRAAVFPLLDELVENLPRHKLIIGTGAGTRARHAYSVGLDLGMPTGVLSILGTFVSMQNARMLHYLLAKHGIPFIEPAQFPQLPLYLEERRAAIFFGMPPYIYWQPNPAVGRIPPNRTDTGAYLVSEVFGARAMIYVKDEDGLYTADPKKDPAARFIPRISVAELEALDLDDVVVERSVLDLLKRAQHRRSIQVINGLVPGNLTRALAGEPVGTIIEA; translated from the coding sequence ATGCCGGAGCACCTGTTGAGCCAGCTCGGAAAGGCGCTGGTCGATGGCTCGCTCACCGATGAAGCGCTGCTCGCCGAAACGGCGGCACAGCCGGTAGTCTCCATCCTGCCCGACGCCAATGTCGTCAAGATCGGTGGACAGAGCTTTATCGATCGCGGCCGGGCGGCGGTTTTCCCCCTGTTGGACGAGCTGGTCGAGAACCTGCCGCGGCACAAGCTGATCATCGGCACCGGCGCCGGCACGCGGGCGCGCCACGCCTACAGCGTCGGGCTGGACCTGGGCATGCCCACGGGCGTGCTCAGCATCCTCGGCACCTTCGTGAGCATGCAGAACGCCCGTATGCTGCACTATCTGCTGGCGAAGCACGGCATTCCCTTCATCGAGCCGGCGCAGTTCCCGCAACTGCCGCTCTACCTCGAAGAGCGGCGGGCGGCAATCTTCTTCGGCATGCCGCCCTACATCTACTGGCAGCCAAACCCCGCGGTGGGCCGCATACCCCCGAACCGCACCGATACCGGCGCTTACCTGGTCAGCGAAGTCTTCGGCGCCCGCGCGATGATCTATGTCAAGGACGAGGATGGGCTCTACACGGCCGACCCCAAGAAGGACCCCGCTGCCCGCTTCATTCCGCGCATCAGCGTGGCCGAGCTGGAGGCGCTGGACCTCGACGATGTGGTGGTGGAGCGCAGCGTGCTGGACTTGCTGAAGAGGGCGCAGCATCGCCGTTCGATTCAGGTGATCAACGGCCTCGTGCCGGGCAATCTGACGCGGGCGCTGGCCGGCGAACCGGTCGGCACGATCATCGAGGCCTGA
- a CDS encoding molybdenum cofactor biosynthesis protein MoaE, whose product MAAEIRERWGSEHTALARRRGCLSLGEPVLAVAVAARHRAAALVACAFAVEGIKQRVPVWKREEWDDGAVTEGWEVRPPAEAAASLSPAPRDVRGGG is encoded by the coding sequence ATCGCCGCCGAGATCCGTGAGCGCTGGGGCAGCGAGCACACGGCGCTGGCGCGGCGGCGCGGCTGCCTGTCCCTCGGTGAGCCGGTGCTGGCCGTGGCCGTCGCCGCTCGTCACCGCGCCGCGGCGCTGGTAGCCTGCGCCTTCGCCGTCGAAGGCATCAAACAACGCGTGCCGGTATGGAAGCGCGAGGAGTGGGACGACGGCGCCGTGACTGAAGGCTGGGAGGTCCGGCCGCCGGCCGAGGCTGCGGCCAGCCTGAGTCCGGCGCCGCGCGACGTCAGAGGCGGTGGATGA